One Perca flavescens isolate YP-PL-M2 chromosome 14, PFLA_1.0, whole genome shotgun sequence genomic window carries:
- the tril gene encoding TLR4 interactor with leucine rich repeats, which produces MDTGNFLAGICFLLLSLNGFISSSAATSFCPDRCDCQHPQHLMCTNRGLRTVPKPTTRVPEEVLIFSLGGNFIFNISAFDFTRYSNLVRLNLQYNQIQTIHPKAFEKLSKLEELYLGHNLFSNIPAGTLQSLKKLTILCGNNNDIKNLTSELFANLDNLVKLRLDGNSIEVLQDSVFKSLTSLHYLHLESNKLQHIHRNAFSKLTNLRFLNLAHNKQSAVRNALIFSQLKALTTLLLSENEIQYVGNHVFQNLKKLSKLSLSNNRISRLDSGALKGLSSLRELLIDGNELEEIPAGLLDSLERIEELDLSRNRISTVDSLAFSQLKYLRVLKLKNNMLTSLSGDIFALNNVLYDLDLHGNNWTCDCRLEELKRWMTAAHSQGKLLTVFVQCHHPATLRGKYLDYVNSSQLQPLGNWTHLCRSQAVPEESRGAGVLVKVEGKENGTADTTKQKERGGEGQVEETEGVDLRHGNRDGVIMRKEGEKRKREGQDRVGIQGDQGGLELAESSSSPERKKPKKESLSPRSQPAADAAGKRAKSRQRSDVVSRTDPPAISTPSHAGNQDRASTDANTGLNTTTLVQSGEKFDLLRSSDQEEALPLITDPCVFNRHFITNVSVDQVTSSTVTIYWITRDHHHYTPGPGPGLDEVHYRILFDRFGTPDRFPRYVYARGTARSVTLRELSSDVTYMVCVEGVVGGSVCQVAPRDHCAGLVTLPEGFSHGGLLTSDLQLVTVATLAGNAVLLLVIGGVWLGRSLKRRLQRRKTAVHVRHMYSTRRPFRSAVATADFTSYQSSRPARLAPLEEGDLIEFPCDRFLDSNSVRRDSDMQRFSD; this is translated from the coding sequence ATGGATACAGGCAATTTCCTGGCTGGGATATGCTTTCTCCTGCTGTCGCTCAATGGGTTCATTTCTTCCTCAGCGGCGACGAGCTTTTGTCCCGACCGCTGTGACTGTCAGCACCCGCAGCACCTCATGTGCACCAACCGCGGGTTGCGCACTGTGCCCAAACCCACCACGCGGGTGCCCGAGGAGGTGCTGATATTCAGCCTTGGGGGTAACTTCATTTTTAACATCTCCGCTTTTGACTTCACACGGTACAGTAACCTCGTGCGGTTGAATTTACAGTACAACCAAATACAAACTATTCACCCAAAAGCATTTGAGAAACTCTCCAAGTTGGAGGAGCTGTACTTGGGACACAATCTTTTTTCAAATATACCCGCTGGGACTTTACAGTCCCTAAAAAAATTAACTATTCTTTGTGGAAATAATAATGACATTAAGAATCTCACATCGGAGCTCTTTGCCAACTTGGATAATCTTGTTAAATTGCGTCTGGATGGCAACTCGATAGAAGTTCTGCAGGACtctgtttttaaaagtttgACCAGCCTACATTATCTCCATTTAGAATCCAACAAACTGCAGCATATTCACAGAAACGCTTTCTCTAAACTCACCAACTTGCGCTTTCTAAACCTGGCCCACAACAAGCAGTCAGCCGTGCGCAATGCCCTTATTTTCTCCCAACTCAAAGCTCTGACAACTTTGCTGCTGTCTGAAAATGAAATACAGTACGTTGGAAACCACGTGTTCCAAAATCTAAAAAAGCTGTCCAAACTGTCCCTCAGCAACAACAGAATCTCTCGCCTGGACAGCGGGGCTCTGAAGGGGCTTTCGAGCCTCAGAGAGCTTCTGATTGACGGCAACGAGCTGGAGGAAATCCCCGCCGGTCTCCTGGACTCTCTGGAGCGCATCGAGGAGCTGGACTTGAGTCGCAACCGGATTTCCACCGTGGACTCTTTGGCTTTCTCGCAACTTAAATATCTGAGAGTGCTGAAGCTGAAGAACAACATGCTCACCAGCCTTTCCGGGGACATTTTTGCCCTCAACAACGTGCTTTACGACCTGGATCTCCATGGCAACAACTGGACATGCGATTGTCGCCTGGAGGAGCTGAAAAGATGGATGACTGCTGCGCATTCTCAGGGCAAACTGTTGACTGTTTTTGTGCAGTGTCACCACCCAGCAACTCTGAGGGGGAAATATTTGGACTATGTGAACAGCTCCCAGCTGCAGCCCCTCGGGAACTGGACCCACTTGTGTAGGAGCCAAGCTGTGCCTGAAGAGAGCCGGGGAGCGGGGGTGTTGGTAAAGGtggagggaaaagaaaatggaaCGGCGGATACAACAAAGCAGAAGGAGAGAGGTGGAGAAGGCCAGGTGGAGGAGACAGAAGGTGTAGATTTGAGACATGGGAACAGGGATGGAGTCATAAtgaggaaagagggagagaagaggaagagagaaggaCAGGACCGGGTGGGAATCCAGGGAGACCAAGGTGGTCTAGAGTTGGCAGAATCCTCTTCTTCaccagaaagaaagaaaccaaAGAAAGAGTCACTCAGCCCAAGATCACAACCTGCGGCAGACGCTGCTGGGAAACGGGCCAAAAGTAGGCAAAGGTCAGACGTAGTTTCCAGAACCGATCCACCAGCTATTTCCACACCAAGCCATGCTGGAAACCAGGACAGGGCCTCTACTGATGCAAACACGGGGCTCAACACCACTACTCTGGTCCAGTCAGGAGAAAAGTTTGATCTTCTGAGATCGTCCGATCAGGAGGAGGCGCTACCTCTAATCACAGATCCTTGTGTGTTCAACCGCCATTTCATCACTAATGTTTCAGTGGATCAAGTGACATCTAGTACTGTCACCATCTATTGGATCACCAGGGATCATCACCACTACACACCAGGACCTGGGCCGGGCCTAGATGAAGTCCACTACCGGATTCTGTTCGACCGCTTTGGCACTCCGGATCGTTTCCCTCGCTACGTTTACGCTCGTGGCACAGCTCGCTCCGTAACCCTTCGAGAACTCAGCTCAGATGTGACCTACATGGTCTGTGTGGAGGGAGTAGTTGGAGGATCTGTTTGTCAAGTTGCGCCCCGTGACCACTGCGCCGGGCTGGTCACTCTCCCCGAGGGCTTCAGCCATGGAGGCctgctgacctctgacctccagctGGTGACGGTGGCCACGCTGGCCGGGAATGCCGTGCTGCTGCTTGTCATTGGCGGTGTCTGGCTGGGGCGAAGcctgaagaggaggctgcagaggAGGAAGACGGCCGTGCACGTGCGGCACATGTACTCCACCAGGCGGCCGTTTCGTTCTGCCGTGGCGACCGCTGACTTCACAAGCTACCAAAGCAGCCGTCCTGCACGACTTGCACCACTAGAGGAAGGGGACCTCATTGAGTTCCCATGTGACCGCTTTCTGGACAGCAACAGTGTTCGCAGAGACAGTGACATGCAGAGATTCTCTGACTAG